The following proteins come from a genomic window of Sphaerisporangium rubeum:
- a CDS encoding sensor histidine kinase, with protein sequence MTVGAARAGESLRDRVPLGPRGPIGLFLDPLTWRAAVYLLFSIVPGLFWFTALAVAVSVSLSLLIVWIGVPLFLLTILCWRGGAMLERRLMRPAFGITIRDPYRPWPDAGLARRLMWLLSDPATWKDFGYLLLLFPLGFVEFTLSVVLWTSSIGFTLQPVFVVLGVPTLTTPDLVVDTIPESIPWMVLGLAITAGTLYVVRGMAWLHGMLAVALLGPGDEERVTHLRASRARGVDAAEAERRRIERDLHDGAQQRLLAVAMDLGRAQAKMESDPQTARELLASAHAGAKAAIAELRDLARGIYPAILTDRGLDAALSALAARAPVHVDVTVDMDHRPPPAVESIAYFVVAESLTNMTKHSLATEASVRVTKERDHVLVEVHDNGMGGAEARPGGGLAGLADRAATIDGTLTVHSPPGGPTVISARLPYEW encoded by the coding sequence ATGACGGTGGGGGCGGCGCGAGCCGGGGAGAGCCTGCGGGACAGGGTGCCGCTCGGGCCGCGGGGGCCGATCGGGTTGTTCCTCGATCCGCTGACGTGGCGTGCGGCGGTCTATCTGCTGTTCAGCATCGTGCCGGGGCTCTTCTGGTTCACCGCGCTGGCGGTCGCGGTCTCGGTGTCGCTCAGCCTGCTCATCGTGTGGATCGGGGTGCCGCTGTTCCTGCTGACCATCCTGTGCTGGCGTGGCGGGGCGATGCTGGAGCGGCGGCTCATGCGGCCGGCGTTCGGCATCACGATCCGCGACCCCTACCGGCCGTGGCCGGACGCGGGGCTCGCGCGGCGGCTCATGTGGCTGCTGTCCGATCCCGCGACGTGGAAGGACTTCGGGTACCTGCTGCTGCTGTTCCCGCTCGGGTTCGTCGAGTTCACCCTCTCGGTGGTGCTGTGGACGAGCTCGATCGGCTTCACGCTCCAACCGGTGTTCGTCGTGCTCGGCGTCCCGACGCTGACCACCCCCGACCTGGTGGTCGACACGATCCCCGAGTCGATTCCCTGGATGGTCCTCGGGCTGGCGATCACCGCCGGCACTCTGTACGTCGTGCGCGGCATGGCCTGGCTGCACGGCATGCTCGCCGTCGCGCTGCTCGGCCCGGGTGACGAGGAGCGGGTCACCCACCTGCGGGCCAGCCGGGCCCGGGGGGTCGACGCCGCCGAGGCCGAGCGGCGCAGGATCGAGCGCGACCTGCACGACGGAGCGCAGCAGCGGCTGCTCGCCGTCGCCATGGACCTCGGCCGCGCGCAGGCCAAGATGGAGTCCGACCCGCAGACCGCCAGGGAACTGCTCGCGTCGGCCCACGCCGGGGCCAAGGCCGCCATCGCCGAGCTGCGCGACCTCGCACGCGGCATCTACCCGGCCATCCTCACCGACCGCGGCCTGGACGCCGCGCTGTCCGCGCTCGCGGCCCGCGCGCCGGTCCACGTGGACGTGACGGTGGACATGGACCACCGTCCGCCGCCGGCCGTGGAGAGCATCGCCTACTTCGTGGTCGCCGAGTCGCTCACCAACATGACCAAGCACTCCCTCGCCACCGAGGCCTCCGTGCGCGTCACCAAGGAACGCGACCACGTCCTCGTCGAGGTCCACGACAACGGCATGGGAGGCGCCGAGGCCCGTCCGGGTGGCGGCCTCGCCGGCCTCGCCGACCGCGCCGCCACCATCGACGGCACCCTCACCGTGCACAGCCCACCAGGGGGCCCCACGGTGATCTCGGCCCGGCTACCGTACGAATGGTGA
- the rho gene encoding transcription termination factor Rho, which produces MSDTTELLSDTGAAPVAGDTPTRAAARPRRRSGTGLSAMVLPELQALASSLGISGTGRMRKGQLIAAIQEKQGVSADGAAAPAPAAEAPAAPAVAETPVERPTRTRRERSRPAVAAEPVAEVRDERPVAAEAPIAEQAPVVSAAPEAVSAAQAETRPERGESRRERGERRGRDRRERGDNRPDNRNDNSRPEQRAADAGDRREQSRDQGREQGRDQGRDQSRDRSRDQGADAQGDDDRRGRRGRFRERNRRGRDRFDSNEPVIGDDDVLIPIAGILDILDNYAFVRTSGYLPGSNDVYVSLAQIRRNGLRKGDVITGAVRQPRDGERREKFNALVRLDTVNGMDPEQSRGRPDFSKLTPLYPQERLRLETDPNILTTRIIDLVAPIGKGQRGLIVSPPKAGKTMVLQAIANAITRNNPECHLMVVLVDERPEEVTDMQRSVKGEVIHSTFDRPAEDHTTVAELAIERAKRLVELGHDVVVLLDSITRLGRAYNLAAPASGRILSGGVDSTALYPPKRFFGAARNIENGGSLTILATALVETGSKMDEVIFEEFKGTGNAELKLNRSLADKRIFPAVDVDASGTRKEEILLSKDELQIVWKLRRVLHALDMQQALELLLEKMRETQSNAEFLLQVQKTTVSSDRD; this is translated from the coding sequence TTGAGCGACACCACCGAACTCCTCTCCGACACCGGCGCAGCGCCGGTCGCCGGCGACACCCCCACCCGCGCCGCGGCACGGCCGCGCCGTCGCTCCGGCACCGGCCTGTCCGCCATGGTGCTCCCCGAGCTTCAGGCTCTGGCGTCGAGCCTCGGCATCAGCGGGACGGGGCGCATGCGCAAGGGCCAGCTCATCGCGGCGATCCAGGAGAAGCAGGGGGTGAGCGCCGACGGCGCCGCCGCTCCTGCCCCCGCCGCCGAGGCGCCTGCCGCGCCGGCCGTCGCTGAGACGCCGGTCGAGCGGCCCACCCGTACCCGCAGGGAGCGTTCCCGTCCGGCCGTGGCCGCCGAGCCCGTCGCGGAGGTCCGTGACGAGCGGCCCGTGGCCGCCGAGGCGCCGATCGCCGAGCAGGCCCCTGTCGTCTCCGCGGCTCCCGAGGCCGTCTCCGCCGCGCAGGCCGAGACCAGGCCCGAGCGTGGCGAGTCCCGCCGCGAGCGCGGCGAGCGCCGTGGCCGCGACCGCCGTGAGCGGGGCGACAACCGTCCTGACAACCGCAACGACAACAGCCGTCCCGAGCAGCGCGCCGCCGACGCCGGCGACCGCCGCGAGCAGAGCCGTGACCAGGGCCGTGAGCAGGGCCGTGACCAGGGCCGCGACCAGTCGCGGGACCGGTCCCGTGACCAGGGTGCGGACGCTCAGGGTGACGACGACCGCCGTGGCCGCCGCGGCAGGTTCAGGGAGCGCAACCGCCGCGGCCGTGACCGTTTCGACAGCAACGAGCCCGTGATCGGCGACGACGACGTCCTGATCCCGATCGCCGGCATCCTCGACATCCTCGACAACTACGCGTTCGTGCGCACCAGCGGCTACCTGCCTGGTTCCAACGACGTGTACGTGTCGCTGGCCCAGATCCGCAGGAACGGCCTGCGCAAGGGCGACGTCATCACCGGCGCCGTGCGCCAGCCCCGCGACGGCGAGCGCCGCGAGAAGTTCAACGCTCTCGTGCGGCTCGACACCGTCAACGGCATGGACCCCGAGCAGTCGCGCGGCCGTCCCGACTTCAGCAAGCTCACCCCCCTGTACCCGCAGGAGCGGCTGCGCCTGGAGACCGACCCCAACATCCTCACGACGCGGATCATCGACCTGGTCGCACCCATCGGCAAGGGCCAGCGTGGTCTCATCGTGTCGCCGCCGAAGGCCGGCAAGACGATGGTGCTGCAGGCGATCGCCAACGCGATCACCCGCAACAACCCCGAGTGCCACCTCATGGTCGTCCTCGTGGACGAGCGGCCCGAAGAGGTCACCGACATGCAGCGGTCGGTGAAGGGCGAGGTCATCCACTCGACCTTCGACCGTCCGGCCGAGGACCACACCACGGTCGCCGAACTCGCCATCGAGCGCGCCAAGCGGCTCGTGGAGCTCGGTCACGACGTGGTCGTGCTGCTCGACTCCATCACCCGCCTCGGCCGCGCGTACAACCTGGCGGCGCCGGCGTCCGGACGCATCCTGTCCGGTGGTGTCGACTCCACGGCCCTGTACCCGCCGAAGCGCTTCTTCGGCGCGGCGCGCAACATCGAGAACGGCGGCTCGCTGACGATTCTCGCCACGGCGCTGGTCGAGACCGGCTCCAAGATGGACGAGGTCATCTTCGAGGAGTTCAAGGGCACCGGCAACGCCGAGCTGAAGCTCAACCGTTCCCTGGCCGACAAGCGGATCTTCCCCGCGGTGGACGTCGACGCGTCCGGCACCCGCAAGGAAGAGATCCTGCTGTCCAAGGACGAGCTGCAGATCGTGTGGAAGCTCCGCCGCGTCCTGCACGCACTCGACATGCAGCAGGCTCTTGAGCTGCTGCTCGAGAAGATGCGCGAGACCCAGTCCAACGCGGAGTTCCTGCTCCAGGTGCAGAAGACCACGGTCAGCTCCGACCGCGACTGA
- the thrB gene encoding homoserine kinase has product MATSPSVVVRVPATSANLGPGFDSLGLALGLYDEVEAALGDAVEVEIEGEGAGELDTGEGHLIVRVMRAAFDRAGVPQPKGVRLRCRNRVPHARGLGSSSAAICAGLLAARALAAPGLSDDDVYALATEIEGHPDNVAPCLFGGLTIAWTDLSGLPGKLVLSPHESVHPLVFVPRTRLSTEEARGLLPKEVPHADAAANAGRAALLIAALTQRPESRVLLTATEDRLHQAYRAPAMPRTAELVGRLREAGVPAVVSGAGPTVLAFTTAEARDSLDSIASDVGSDWHIQPLNVDRSGARVQFPETR; this is encoded by the coding sequence ATGGCAACAAGCCCGTCCGTCGTCGTCCGTGTGCCCGCGACCAGCGCGAACCTCGGCCCGGGGTTCGATTCCCTCGGCCTCGCGCTCGGTCTGTACGACGAGGTGGAGGCCGCGCTCGGCGACGCCGTCGAGGTGGAGATCGAAGGTGAGGGGGCCGGGGAGCTCGACACCGGCGAGGGCCATCTCATCGTCCGCGTGATGCGGGCCGCGTTCGACCGGGCCGGGGTGCCGCAGCCCAAGGGGGTGCGGCTGCGCTGCCGCAACCGTGTCCCGCACGCGCGTGGCCTCGGCTCTTCGTCCGCGGCGATCTGCGCGGGGCTGCTCGCGGCCCGCGCACTGGCGGCTCCCGGGCTGTCCGATGACGACGTGTACGCGCTGGCCACCGAGATCGAAGGTCATCCGGACAACGTCGCGCCGTGTCTGTTTGGGGGGCTTACTATCGCGTGGACTGACTTGTCCGGATTGCCGGGTAAGCTGGTCCTGAGCCCGCACGAAAGCGTTCACCCGCTGGTGTTCGTGCCGAGAACCCGGCTGTCCACAGAGGAGGCGCGCGGGCTTCTGCCGAAGGAAGTGCCGCACGCCGATGCGGCGGCCAACGCCGGACGCGCCGCCCTGCTCATCGCAGCGCTCACACAGCGGCCGGAGAGCAGGGTGCTCCTCACCGCCACCGAAGACCGCCTGCACCAGGCTTATCGCGCACCCGCCATGCCGCGGACCGCGGAGCTGGTGGGACGGTTGCGGGAAGCGGGGGTGCCCGCCGTCGTGTCGGGTGCGGGACCGACCGTCCTCGCGTTCACGACAGCGGAAGCACGTGATTCGCTTGATTCGATCGCGTCAGATGTGGGTAGTGACTGGCATATCCAGCCATTGAACGTCGACCGTTCCGGTGCGCGCGTTCAGTTTCCCGAGACACGCTGA
- a CDS encoding glycosyltransferase, with protein sequence MADTNGVAGRPRIRHNDYSPLTPPPLGAWTPSLTVSVVVPAHGHQDRLDLTLASLAAQTYPAELMEVVVVDDGSAPPLRLPGIRPPGTRLVAAPAGGWGASHALNTGVAAASGDVVQRLDGDMVICREHIEALMRWHHLTDQVVTIGGKVFAEEPPLTPGQVHAAVAAGDLGSLFDMERAVPSSTEATIRRLDGLRASKNPYHVCTGPTVSFRRALFHRVGGFDPEVRRGQDTEFAYRLAMSGAVFVPDPEARAVHLGLPAQRVDGDTIVRVVTPYLAHRVPLRRDLRKEPGRRWLVPYVEVVLDATHATEPQVRQAVTAALTGTLPDVRVTLVAPWPGDSRHPVLGDPSLELRLIQEHFRHDPSVHLTTAPTSDPAPVPYRYTGPVDIPLARTTLQSMIKVVTETRAGLLTTTHPDGRTSRLERTDAVNRARALTSGSLDETIEETHGTTHHAATTFWPPKKQPQPSTPPQQHTPPPSSTPKPRRFRLPLRGR encoded by the coding sequence ATGGCAGACACCAACGGGGTCGCGGGCCGGCCGAGGATCCGCCACAACGACTACTCCCCGCTGACCCCGCCGCCGCTCGGCGCCTGGACGCCGTCGCTGACCGTCAGCGTCGTCGTCCCCGCGCACGGCCACCAGGACCGGCTCGACCTCACCCTCGCGTCGCTGGCCGCGCAGACGTACCCGGCGGAGCTCATGGAGGTCGTCGTCGTGGACGACGGCAGCGCGCCGCCGCTGCGCCTCCCCGGGATCCGGCCGCCGGGGACCCGGCTGGTCGCCGCGCCTGCCGGCGGCTGGGGGGCCTCGCACGCGCTGAACACCGGCGTGGCGGCCGCGTCCGGTGACGTCGTGCAGCGGCTGGACGGCGACATGGTGATCTGCCGTGAGCACATCGAGGCCCTGATGCGGTGGCACCACCTCACCGACCAGGTGGTCACCATCGGCGGGAAGGTCTTCGCCGAGGAGCCGCCGCTCACCCCCGGCCAGGTGCACGCGGCCGTCGCCGCCGGGGACCTCGGCTCGCTCTTCGACATGGAACGTGCCGTGCCGAGTTCCACCGAGGCGACGATACGGCGGCTGGACGGGCTGCGGGCCAGCAAGAACCCGTACCACGTGTGCACCGGGCCCACCGTGTCGTTCCGCCGTGCGCTGTTCCACCGTGTCGGCGGTTTCGACCCCGAGGTGCGGCGGGGCCAGGACACCGAGTTCGCGTACCGCCTCGCCATGAGCGGCGCCGTCTTCGTCCCCGACCCCGAGGCGCGCGCCGTGCACCTCGGCCTGCCGGCTCAGCGCGTCGACGGCGACACGATCGTGCGCGTCGTCACCCCCTACCTGGCCCATCGTGTCCCCCTGCGCCGCGACCTGCGCAAGGAGCCCGGCCGCCGCTGGCTCGTGCCGTACGTCGAGGTCGTCCTCGACGCGACCCACGCCACCGAACCCCAGGTCCGCCAGGCCGTCACCGCCGCGCTCACCGGCACCCTCCCCGACGTGCGCGTCACCCTCGTGGCCCCCTGGCCGGGAGACTCCCGCCACCCCGTGCTCGGCGACCCGTCCCTGGAACTGCGCCTCATCCAGGAACACTTCCGCCACGACCCGTCGGTCCACCTCACCACGGCCCCCACCTCAGACCCGGCCCCCGTCCCCTACCGCTACACCGGCCCCGTGGACATCCCCCTGGCCAGGACCACCCTCCAGTCCATGATCAAGGTCGTCACCGAGACCCGAGCCGGCCTCCTGACCACCACCCACCCCGACGGCAGAACCTCCCGCCTCGAACGCACCGACGCCGTGAACCGCGCCAGAGCCCTCACCTCCGGCTCCCTGGACGAGACCATCGAGGAAACCCACGGCACCACCCACCACGCCGCCACCACCTTCTGGCCCCCCAAGAAACAACCCCAGCCGTCCACACCCCCCCAGCAGCACACCCCACCCCCCTCGTCCACCCCCAAGCCCCGCCGCTTCCGCCTCCCCCTCCGAGGCCGCTGA
- the thrC gene encoding threonine synthase: MLTAWRGLIEEYRDRLPVTTTTPVVTLLEGGTPLLPARRVSALTGCDVHLKVEGLNPTGSFKDRGMTVAISKALEEGAKAVICASTGNTSASAAAYAVRAGLTCAVLVPRGKIAMGKLAQALVHGAKLIQVDGSFDDCLDMTRKLAENYPIALVNSVNPHRLQGQKTAAFEVVDALGDAPDIHCIPVGNAGNITAYWMGYKEYAADGRATRAPRMLGFQASGAAPIVGGAPVTHPHTIATAIRIGNPASWKLAEAARDESGGDIQAVTDRQIAAAYKLLAQEEGVFVELASAASVAGLLQAQERGMLRPGQRVVCTVTGNGLKDPDWAISGAPTPLTIPVDAFAAASALELA, translated from the coding sequence ATGTTGACGGCGTGGCGTGGCCTGATCGAGGAGTACCGTGACCGGCTTCCCGTCACCACGACGACGCCGGTGGTCACGCTGCTGGAGGGTGGCACGCCGCTGCTCCCGGCCCGGCGCGTGTCCGCGCTCACCGGCTGCGACGTCCACCTGAAGGTCGAAGGGCTCAACCCCACCGGCAGCTTCAAGGACCGCGGCATGACGGTGGCCATCAGCAAGGCCCTGGAGGAAGGCGCCAAGGCCGTCATCTGCGCCTCCACCGGCAACACCAGCGCCTCCGCCGCGGCGTACGCCGTGCGGGCCGGCCTGACCTGCGCCGTCCTCGTGCCGCGCGGCAAGATCGCGATGGGCAAGCTGGCGCAGGCGCTCGTGCACGGCGCCAAGCTGATCCAGGTCGACGGCTCGTTCGACGACTGTCTCGACATGACGCGCAAGCTCGCGGAGAACTACCCGATCGCGCTGGTCAACTCGGTCAACCCGCACCGCCTGCAGGGTCAGAAGACCGCCGCGTTCGAGGTCGTCGACGCGCTCGGCGACGCGCCGGACATCCACTGCATACCGGTCGGCAACGCCGGCAACATCACGGCCTACTGGATGGGTTACAAGGAGTACGCCGCGGACGGCCGCGCGACCCGCGCGCCGCGCATGCTCGGCTTCCAGGCCAGCGGCGCCGCGCCGATCGTCGGCGGCGCGCCGGTGACCCATCCCCACACGATCGCCACCGCGATCCGCATCGGCAACCCCGCCTCGTGGAAGCTCGCCGAGGCCGCGCGCGACGAGTCAGGTGGCGACATCCAGGCGGTCACCGACCGGCAGATCGCCGCGGCGTACAAGCTGCTCGCGCAGGAAGAAGGCGTGTTCGTCGAGCTGGCGTCCGCGGCGAGCGTCGCGGGGCTGCTCCAGGCGCAGGAGCGCGGCATGCTGCGTCCCGGTCAGCGCGTGGTGTGCACGGTGACGGGGAACGGCCTGAAGGACCCCGACTGGGCGATCTCCGGCGCTCCGACGCCGCTGACCATCCCGGTGGACGCCTTCGCCGCGGCGAGCGCGCTCGAACTGGCCTGA
- the rpmE gene encoding 50S ribosomal protein L31, translating to MKSDIHPEYGTTQVTCSCGNSFTTRSTAKNGVIHADVCSACHPFYTGKQKILDTGGRVARFEKRFGKKPASK from the coding sequence ATGAAGTCCGACATTCACCCGGAGTACGGCACCACTCAGGTGACCTGTAGCTGCGGCAACAGCTTCACCACCCGCAGCACCGCCAAGAACGGCGTCATCCACGCCGACGTGTGCTCCGCCTGCCACCCGTTCTACACGGGCAAGCAGAAGATCCTGGACACCGGTGGCCGGGTGGCCCGCTTCGAGAAGCGGTTCGGCAAGAAGCCCGCGAGCAAGTAG
- a CDS encoding response regulator transcription factor — protein MRVVIAEDSVLLREGLVRLLADGGIDTVAAVGDGEALVEAVREHDPDLAVVDVRMPPSHTDEGLRAALAARALRPGLPVLVLSQYVEEHYATELIGRGAAAVGYLLKERVADITEFLEAVRRVAAGGTVLDPDVVTQLLSRRRHGQAVDSLTAREREVLGFMAQGRSNTAIAGRLGVTEGAVEKHISGIFGKLGLGPAPDDHRRVLAVLAYLGHT, from the coding sequence ATGCGGGTGGTGATCGCCGAGGACTCGGTGCTGTTGCGTGAGGGGCTGGTGCGGCTGCTCGCGGACGGCGGCATCGACACCGTGGCGGCGGTGGGGGACGGTGAGGCGCTGGTCGAGGCGGTGCGTGAGCACGATCCCGACCTCGCGGTGGTCGACGTCCGCATGCCGCCGAGCCACACCGACGAGGGCCTGCGGGCCGCGCTCGCCGCACGCGCGCTGCGGCCCGGACTGCCGGTGCTGGTGCTGTCGCAGTACGTCGAGGAGCACTACGCCACCGAGCTGATCGGCCGGGGGGCCGCCGCCGTGGGTTACCTGCTCAAGGAGCGGGTCGCCGACATCACCGAGTTCCTGGAGGCCGTGCGCCGTGTCGCGGCCGGCGGCACCGTGCTCGACCCCGACGTGGTGACCCAGCTGCTCAGCCGCCGCCGGCACGGCCAGGCCGTCGACTCTCTCACCGCACGCGAACGCGAAGTCCTCGGTTTCATGGCCCAAGGCCGGTCCAACACCGCCATCGCCGGCCGTCTCGGCGTCACAGAAGGCGCCGTCGAGAAACACATCTCCGGCATCTTCGGCAAACTCGGCCTCGGCCCCGCTCCCGACGACCACCGCCGCGTCCTCGCCGTCCTGGCCTACCTCGGCCACACCTGA